The proteins below are encoded in one region of Cyclopterus lumpus isolate fCycLum1 chromosome 8, fCycLum1.pri, whole genome shotgun sequence:
- the LOC117735135 gene encoding myosin heavy chain, fast skeletal muscle-like, protein MSTDAEMTGYGPASIYLRKPERERLEAQTAAFDAKTSFFAVDPVEMYLKGKLVKREGGKATVETLEYEGKPSKVLVVKEDDIHPMNPPKYDKIEDMAMMTHLNEPCVLYNLKERFSSWMIYTYSGLFCVVVNPYKWLPVYDAQVVNAYRGKKRVEAPPHIFSISDNAYQAMLTDRENQSILITGESGAGKTVNTKRVIQYFATIAVAGGAKKETSKIQGSLEDQIIAANPLLEAYGNAKTVRNDNSSRFGKFIRIHFGTSGKLASADIETYLLEKSRVTFQLSAERSYHIFYQLMTGHKPELLEALLITTNPYDYYMISQGEITVKSIDDVEEFVATDTAIVILGFTAEEKLGIYKLTGAVMHHGNMKFKQKQREEQAEPDGNEVADKIAYLVGLNSADMLKALCYPRVKVGNEMVTKGQTVPQVNNSVSALCKSIYEKMFLWMVIRINEMLDTRQPRQFFIGVLDIAGFEIFDYNSLEQLCINFTNEKLQQFFNHHMFVLEQEEYKKEGIDWEFIDFGMDLAACIELIEKPMGIFSILEEECMFPKASDTTFKNKLHDQHLGKTKGFEKPKPGKGKADAHFALVHYAGTVDYNITGWLEKNKDPLNDSVIQLYQKSSNKLLSLLYLTHGAADEAAASGKKGGKKKGGSFQTVSALFRENLGKLMTNLRSTHPHFVRCLIPNESKTPGLMQNHLVIHQLRCNGVLEGIRICRKGFPSRVLYADFKQRYKVLNASVIPEGQFIDNKKASEKLLGSIDVDHTQYKFGHTKVFFKAGLLGTLEEMRDDKLAALVTMTQALSRGYIMRTEFVKMIERREAIYAIQYNLRSFMNVKNWPWLKLYFKIKPLLKSAETEKELQQMKENYDKMKLDLATALAKKKELEEKMVSLLQEKNDLQLQVASEGDNLSDAEERCEGLIKNKIQLEAKLKETTERLEDEEEMNAELTAKKRKLEDECSELKKDIDDLELTLAKVEKEKHATENKVKNLTEEMSSQDETIAKLTKEKKALQEAHQQTLDDLQAEEDKVNTLTKAKTKLEQQVDDLEGSLEQEKKLRMDLERAKRKLEGDLKLAQESLMDLENDKQQSDEKIKKKDFETSQLLSKIEDEQSLGVQLHKKIKELQARIEELEEEIEAERAARAKVEKQRADLSRELEEISERLEEAGGATTSQIEINKKREAEFLKLRRDLEESTLQHEATSAALRKKQADSVAEMGEQIDNLQRVKQKLEKEKSEYKMEIDDLSGNMETVAKTKGNLEKMCRTLEDQLSELRSKNDENVRQLNDINTLKARLQTENGEISRQLEEKEALISQLTRGKQAFTQQIEEFKRHVEEEVKAKNALAHAVQSARHDCDLLREQYEEEQEAKAELQRALSKANSEVAQWRSKYETDAIQRTEELEEAKKKLAQRLQDAEESIEAVNSKCASLEKTKQRLQAEVEDLMIDVERANALAANLDKKQRNFDKVLAEWKQKYEESQAELEGSLKEARSLSTELFKMKNSYEEALDQLETMKRENKNLQQEISDLTEQIGESGKTIHELEKAKKILETEKSEIQAALEEAEGALEHEESKILRVQLELNQIKGEVDRKLAEKDEEIEQIKRNSQRVMDSMQSTLDAEIRSRNDALRIKKKMEGDLNEMEVQLSHANRQAAEAQKQLRNVQAQFKDAQLHLDDAIRGQEDMKEQVTMVERRNGLMLAEIEELRAALEQTERGRKVAEQELIDASERVGLLHSQNTSLINTKKKLETDLVQVQGEVEDSVQEARNAEEKAKKAITDAAMMAEELKKEQDTSSHLERMKKNLEVTVKDLQHRLDEAENLAMKGGKKQLQKLESRVRELEAEVEAEQRRGADAVKGVRKYERRVKELSYQTEEDKKNVIRLQDLVDKLQLKVKAYKRQAEDAEEQANTHMSRHRKVQHELEEAQERADIAESQVNKMRVKSRDVGKSESAE, encoded by the exons ATGAGCACAGACGCAGAGATGACGGGCTATGGCCCTGCCTCCATATACCTCCGCAAGCCTGAGAGGGAGAGGCTTGAGGCTCAAACGGCTGCATTTGATGCCAAGACATCCTTCTTTGCGGTTGATCCTGTTGAAATGTATCTTAAGGGTAAACTCGTGAAAAGAGAAGGTGGCAAAGCCACCGTTGAGACACTGGAATATGAAGGAAAGCCATCAAAG gTTCTCGTTGTAAAAGAGGATGACATCCATCCCATGAATCCACCCAAGTATGATAAAATTGAGGACATGGCAATGATGACCCACCTCAATGAACCTTGTGTGCTGTATAACCTCAAAGAGCGTTTTTCATCATGGATGATCTAC ACATACTCTGGCCTGTTCTGCGTGGTCGTGAACCCCTACAAGTGGCTTCCTGTGTACGACGCTCAGGTTGTCAATGCATACAGAGGCAAGAAGAGAGTGGAGGCTCCACCCCACATCTTCTCCATCTCTGATAATGCCTATCAGGCCATGCTCACTG ATCGTGAGAACCAGTCTATCCTTATCAC TGGAGAATCCGGTGCAGGAAAGACTGTCAACACCAAGCGTGTCATCCAGTACTTTGCAACAATTGCAGTAGCAGGAGGAGCTAAGAAAGAAACTAGCAAAATTCAg GGTTCACTGGAAGATCAAATCATTGCAGCCAACCCTCTGCTAGAGGCTTACGGTAATGCCAAGACTGTGAGGAATGACAACTCCTCTCGTTTT GGTAAATTCATCAGAATCCACTTTGGCACTAGTGGAAAGCTGGCCTCAGCTGATATTGAAACAT ATCTGCTGGAGAAGTCTCGTGTCACCTTCCAGTTGTCTGCTGAGAGGAGCTACCATATCTTCTATCAGCTGATGACTGGCCACAAGCCTGAGCTCCTGG AGGCCCTTCTTATCACCACCAACCCCTATGACTACTACATGATCAGTCAGGGTGAAATCACTGTCAAAAGCATTGATGACGTGGAGGAGTTTGTTGCCACAGAT ACAGCAATTGTCATCTTGGGTTTCACTGCTGAGGAGAAATTGGGCATCTACAAGCTGACTGGAGCTGTGATGCATCATGGCAACATGAAGTTCAAGCAGAAGCAGCGTGAGGAGCAGGCTGAGCCCGATGGCAATGAGG TGGCTGATAAAATCGCTTACCTCGTGGGCCTGAACTCCGCTGATATGCTGAAAGCTTTGTGCTATCCAAGAGTCAAGGTCGGAAATGAGATGGTGACCAAAGGTCAGACCGTGCCACAG GTCAACAATTCCGTCAGCGCTTTGTGCAAGTCTATCTATGAGAAAATGTTCTTGTGGATGGTCATCCGTATCAATGAGATGCTGGACACAAGGCAGCCAAGACAATTCTTCATTGGAGTGTTGGATATCGCTGGATTTGAGATCTTTGAT TACAACAGTTTGGAGCAACTCTGCATCAACTTCACCAACGAGAAACTGCAACAGTTCTTCAACCACCACATGTTTGTCCTGGAGCAAGAGGAGTACAAGAAAGAAGGCATTGATTGGGAGTTCATTGATTTCGGCATGGACTTGGCTGCCTGCATTGAGCTTATTGAGAAG CCAATGGGCATCTTCTCCATTCTTGAAGAGGAGTGCATGTTCCCCAAAGCCTCTGACACAACTTTCAAGAACAAGCTGCATGATCAGCATCTTGGCAAGACCAAAGGCTTTGAGAAGCCAAAACCTGGAAAGGGAAAGGCCGACGCTCACTTCGCTCTGGTTCACTATGCTGGTACAGTGGACTACAATATCACTGGGTGGCTGGAAAAGAACAAGGACCCCCTGAATGACTCCGTTATTCAGCTCTACCAGAAATCTTCAAACAAACTGCTATCGTTACTGTATCTTACACATGGTGCCGCTGACG AGGCCGCTGCTAGCGGCAAGAAGGGTGGAAAGAAGAAGGGAGGTTCCTTCCAGACTGTGTCTGCTCTTTTCAGA GAGAACTTGGGCAAGCTGATGACCAACTTGAGGAGCACCCACCCTCATTTTGTCCGTTGCTTGATTCCTAATGAATCAAAGACCCCAG GTCTTATGCAAAATCACTTGGTCATTCACCAGCTGAGGTGTAACGGTGTGCTGGAAGGTATCAGAATCTGCAGAAAGGGCTTCCCCAGCAGAGTCCTCTACGCTGACTTTAAGCAGAG ATACAAAGTATTGAACGCTAGTGTCATTCCTGAGGGACAGTTCATTGACAACAAGAAAGCTTCAGAGAAGCTGCTGGGCTCCATCGATGTGGACCACACTCAGTACAAGTTTGGGCACACAAAG GTGTTCTTTAAAGCTGGTCTGCTGGGTACcctggaggagatgagagatgaTAAACTGGCTGCGCTGGTGACCATGACTCAGGCTCTTAGCAGAGGATATATTATGAGAACGGAGTTTGTTAAGATGATAGAGAGAAG agAGGCCATCTATGCCATCCAATACAACCTTCGTTCTTTCATGAATGTGAAGAACTGGCCATGGCTGAAACTGTACTTCAAGATCAAGCCTCTGCTGAAGAGTGCTGAGACTGAGAAGGAGCTACAACAAATGAAGGAGAACTATGATAAGATGAAATTAGACCTGGCTACTGCACTGGCCAAGAAGAAGGaactggaggagaagatggtGTCTCTGCTGCAGGAAAAGAATGATCTGCAATTGCAGGTGGCTTCG GAAGGTGACAATCTCTCTGATGCTGAGGAAAGGTGTGAAGGGCTCATTAAGAACAAAATCCAGCTTGAGGCCAAACTCAAAGAGACGACTGAGAgactggaggatgaagaggaaatgaATGCTGAGCTGACTGCcaagaagaggaagctggaggatgAATGCTCTGAGCTGAAGAAAGACATCGATGACTTGGAGCTCACCTTGGCTaaagtggagaaggagaaacatgCCACGGAAAACAAG GTGAAAAACCTGACTGAGGAGATGTCCTCTCAAGATGAGACAATTGCCAAGTTAACCAAAGAGAAGAAAGCCCTCCAAGAGGCCCACCAGCAAACACTTGATGATCTCCAGGCAGAGGAAGACAAAGTCAACACTCTGACCAAGGCCAAGACAAAGCTGGAGCAGCAAGTGGACGAT cTTGAAGGATCACTGGAGCAAGAAAAGAAGCTTCGCATGGACCTTGAGAGAGCCAAAAGGAAGCTTGAGGGAGATCTGAAACTGGCCCAGGAATCCTTAATGGATCTGGAGAATGACAAGCAGCAATCTGACGAGAAAATTAAGAA GAAGGACTTTGAGACCAGCCAGCTCCTCAGCAAAATTGAGGATGAACAGTCTCTTGGTGTTCAGCTTCATAAGAAGATCAAGGAACTTCAG GCTCGTAtcgaggagctggaggaagagaTTGAGGCTGAGAGGGCTGCTCGGGCTAAAGTAGAGAAGCAGAGGGCTGACCTCTCCAGGGAGCTTGAGGAGATCAGTGAGAGGCTCGAGGAAGCTGGTGGAGCAACAACATCTCAGATTGAGATTAACAAGAAGCGGGAGGCTGAGTTCCTGAAGCTGCGTCGGGATCTTGAAGAGTCCACCCTGCAGCATGAAGCTACCTCAGCAGCTCTCCGCAAGAAGCAGGCTGACAGTGTTGCAGAGATGGGAGAGCAGATTGACAACCTCCAGCGTGTCAAGCagaagctggagaaggagaagagcgAGTACAAGATGGAGATTGATGACCTCTCTGGCAACATGGAGACTGTTGCTAAAACAAAG GGCAACTTGGAGAAAATGTGCAGAACTCTGGAGGACCAGTTGAGTGAGCTCAGATCCAAAAATGATGAGAATGTTCGCCAACTGAATGACATCAATACACTGAAGGCCAGACTGCAGACAGAGAACG GTGAGATTTCCCGTCAGCTTGAGGAGAAAGAAGCTCTGATTTCCCAGCTGACCAGGGGCAAGCAGGCCTTCACTCAGCAGATTGAGGAGTTCAAGCGGCACgttgaggaggaagtgaag GCCAAGAACGCCTTGGCCCATGCCGTTCAGTCCGCACGCCACGACTGTGATCTGCTCAGAGAGCAgtatgaggaggagcaggaggccaAGGCTGAGCTGCAGCGAGCATTGTCCAAGGCCAACAGCGAGGTGGCTCAGTGGAGATCCAAATATGAGACTGATGCTATCCAGCGcactgaggagctggaggaggcaaA GAAAAAGCTTGCCCAGCGCCTTCAGGATGCTGAGGAATCCATTGAGGCTGTGAACTCCAAGTGTGCTTCTCTGGAGAAGACCAAGCAGAGGCTGCAGGCTGAGGTGGAGGACCTCATGATTGATGTGGAGAGAGCTAATGCTCTGGCTGCCAACCTTGACAAGAAGCAGAGGAACTTTGATAAG GTCCTGGCAGAATGGAAGCAAAAGTACGAGGAGAGCCAGGCAGAGCTGGAAGGATCCCTGAAAGAGGCTCGCTCTCTCAGCACTGAACTGTTCAAGATGAAGAACTCTTATGAGGAGGCTCTGGATCAATTGGAGACcatgaagagagagaacaagaaccTGCAAC AAGAGATCTCAGACCTGACTGAACAGATTGGTGAGTCTGGAAAGACTATACATGAACTGGAAAAAGCTAAGAAGATTCTGGAGACTGAGAAGAGTGAAATTCAGGCAGCACTGGAGGAAGCTGAG GGCGCACTGGAACATGAGGAGTCCAAGATTCTCCGTGTTCAACTTGAGCTCAACCAGATCAAAGGTGAGGTTGACAGGAAGCTGGCAGAGAAGGATGAGGAGATCGAGCAGATCAAGAGGAACAGCCAGAGGGTGATGGACTCCATGCAGAGCACTCTCGATGCGGAGATCAGGAGCAGGAACGATGCCCTGAGAAtcaagaagaagatggagggagaccTGAATGAGATGGAGGTTCAGCTGAGTCATGCCAACAGGCAGGCTGCTGAAGCCCAGAAACAACTGAGGAATGTCCAGGCACAGTTCAAG GATGCCCAACTGCACCTTGATGATGCTatcagaggacaggaagacatGAAGGAGCAAGTTACCATGGTGGAGCGCAGAAATGGCCTGATGCTGGCTGAGATTGAGGAGCTGAGAGCCGCTCtagagcagacagagagaggacgtAAAGTGGCCGAGCAGGAGTTGATTGATGCAAGTGAGCGTGTGGGACTGCTTCACTCTCAG aacaccagtctcatcaacaCCAAGAAGAAGCTGGAGACTGACCTTGTCCAGGTTCAGGGTGAAGTGGAGGATTCAGTTCAGGAAGCAAGAAATGCTGAGGAGAAAGCCAAAAAAGCTATCACCGAC GCTGCCATGATGgcggaggagctgaagaaggagcaggacaCCAGTTCTCACttggagaggatgaagaagaaccTGGAGGTCACAGTCAAGGACCTGCAGCATCGTCTGGACGAGGCTGAGAACCTCGCCATGAAGGGTGGCAAGAAGCAGCTCCAGAAGCTGGAGTCCAGG GTGCGTGAGCTGGAAGCTGAAGTCGAAGCCGAGCAGAGACGTGGAGCTGATGCTGTGAAAGGTGTCCGCAAATATGAGAGAAGAGTAAAGGAGCTGAGCTACCAG ACTGAAGAGGACAAGAAGAATGTGATCAGACTTCAGGATCTGGTGGATAAGCTGCAGCTCAAAGTCAAGGCTTACAAGAGACAAGCTGAGGATGCT GAGGAGCAGGCCAACACTCACATGTCCAGGCACAGAAAGGTCCAGCATGAGCTGGAGGAAGCTCAGGAGCGCGCTGACATCGCTGAGTCCCAGGTCAACAAGATGAGAGTCAAGAGCCGCGATGTTGGAAAG tCTGAATCTGCTGAGTGA